From a region of the Mesomycoplasma ovipneumoniae ATCC 29419 genome:
- a CDS encoding transposase, which yields MSRHFKKDEFDMIYKIYNEFGLKKTINYINDISPDTNFITRSQLLRRIKKIIRYYNNGMQDQLLDKKGANRKPGSGRPKKSIEPDWSEFTKEELIEIAKRYYEINKNKSKSAKLSESKTLNIPYSKSAKIFNVCRQSVAKSKTRVIKVKEYKNDAIIKKSFLDNEGRYGRLRLSAYISMKYNIYIHPRTLGRHLKRLNLVCKIRR from the coding sequence ATGTCAAGACACTTTAAAAAAGACGAGTTTGATATGATTTATAAAATTTACAATGAATTTGGATTAAAAAAAACAATAAATTATATAAATGATATTTCGCCAGATACAAATTTTATAACCAGAAGTCAGCTACTTCGAAGAATCAAAAAAATTATTAGATATTATAATAATGGTATGCAAGATCAATTATTAGATAAAAAGGGCGCAAACAGAAAGCCGGGGAGTGGCAGACCTAAAAAATCAATCGAACCAGATTGAAGCGAATTTACAAAAGAAGAATTAATAGAAATAGCTAAGAGATATTACGAAATCAATAAAAATAAATCAAAATCAGCAAAACTTAGTGAATCCAAAACACTAAATATTCCCTACAGCAAATCTGCAAAAATTTTTAATGTATGCAGACAATCAGTGGCAAAATCTAAAACTAGAGTTATAAAAGTAAAGGAGTACAAAAATGACGCAATAATTAAAAAATCCTTTCTTGATAACGAAGGTAGATATGGTCGCTTAAGGTTGAGTGCTTATATTTCTATGAAATATAATATTTACATTCACCCTCGAACTCTTGGAAGACATTTAAAAAGATTGAATTTAGTATGCAAAATTAGACGATAA
- the glpO gene encoding type 2 glycerol-3-phosphate oxidase, which produces METKKMQKYDVVIIGAGIIGTNIAYELSKFKLKIAILEAKKYAASETTTGNSGIIHCGFDPKPHKLKAKLNVLGHKLWIENIFPKVNFPRQQAKSIVLAFDSEEEKIIHDLYERGIINGLSQSHLRVLSKKELETQHPLVSKQASLALECDNSWVIDPVKSSLAFLEIALKNGVDSYTNTKVVSISKNDQQLFEIETNNDENKILQTKIIINAAGHYADEIGKLAGFAEFSQKQRRGQYLILRNHPDVKDVYFLVPQKYGKGVIVAPRPDGNILVGPTAEENIDKSKVNCLDFSLVEQIQKIGHKIIPTLDYQETIFALAGSRPIEIQNSDFVIRPSYKDPNFIFAAGMQSPGLSAAPAIALEIVKLVENQINLIKK; this is translated from the coding sequence ATGGAAACTAAAAAAATGCAAAAATACGATGTAGTTATTATTGGCGCTGGTATAATCGGCACAAATATTGCTTATGAATTGAGTAAATTTAAACTAAAAATCGCAATACTTGAAGCAAAAAAATATGCTGCATCAGAAACTACAACAGGAAATTCAGGAATAATTCACTGTGGTTTTGATCCAAAACCACATAAATTAAAAGCAAAATTAAATGTTTTAGGACATAAATTGTGAATTGAAAACATATTTCCAAAAGTAAATTTTCCTCGCCAACAAGCAAAAAGCATTGTTCTTGCCTTTGATTCAGAAGAAGAAAAAATTATTCATGATCTTTATGAGCGCGGAATTATCAACGGACTTAGTCAATCACATTTAAGAGTTTTATCAAAAAAAGAGCTAGAAACACAGCATCCTTTAGTTTCAAAACAAGCATCTTTAGCTCTTGAGTGTGATAATTCTTGAGTTATCGATCCGGTCAAATCTAGTCTTGCTTTTTTAGAAATTGCCCTTAAAAATGGTGTTGATTCTTATACTAATACAAAAGTTGTTTCAATTTCAAAAAATGACCAACAGTTATTTGAAATTGAAACAAATAATGATGAAAATAAAATTCTTCAAACTAAAATTATTATTAACGCCGCCGGTCATTATGCTGATGAAATTGGAAAATTAGCCGGATTTGCTGAATTTAGTCAAAAACAAAGAAGAGGCCAATATTTAATTCTTAGAAATCACCCTGATGTAAAAGATGTTTATTTTCTAGTGCCTCAAAAATATGGAAAAGGTGTAATTGTAGCACCTCGTCCTGATGGTAATATTTTAGTTGGGCCAACAGCAGAAGAAAATATCGATAAATCAAAGGTAAATTGTCTTGACTTTAGTCTTGTTGAGCAAATTCAAAAAATCGGTCATAAAATTATTCCAACCTTAGATTATCAGGAAACAATTTTTGCACTCGCAGGCTCAAGACCAATCGAAATTCAGAATAGCGATTTTGTTATTCGACCTTCTTATAAAGATCCTAATTTTATTTTTGCCGCCGGAATGCAGTCGCCAGGTTTATCAGCAGCCCCTGCAATTGCTTTAGAAATTGTAAAATTAGTTGAAAATCAAATAAACTTAATAAAAAAGTAA
- a CDS encoding MAG3450 family membrane protein: MYKKITKIPDFVFALIVIFIPISLIYIFFSPDFWQKEIISYWILAIIGILNFFVCFFASLVLTRLKVVDFSFIFYYTVILFSLTFLLLTYPLNSTRALLILRVVLVLISIFLIIPSLIIKKKIANRLYKNKLKSTNK; the protein is encoded by the coding sequence ATGTATAAAAAAATAACAAAAATTCCGGATTTTGTTTTTGCCTTAATTGTAATTTTTATTCCAATTAGCTTAATTTATATATTTTTTTCGCCTGATTTTTGGCAAAAAGAGATAATTTCATATTGAATTTTAGCCATTATTGGGATTTTAAATTTTTTTGTCTGTTTTTTTGCCTCACTGGTTTTAACTAGGCTAAAAGTGGTCGATTTTTCTTTTATTTTTTATTATACTGTTATTTTATTTTCACTAACTTTTTTACTGCTTACCTATCCACTTAATTCAACAAGAGCTTTGCTAATTTTACGAGTTGTTTTAGTTTTAATTTCGATTTTTTTAATTATTCCGTCATTGATTATCAAAAAGAAAATTGCTAACCGTTTATATAAAAACAAACTAAAATCAACCAATAAATAG
- the thrS gene encoding threonine--tRNA ligase — translation MELKIDYELNHSTSHLLALAIKTLFPNVKLGIGPVYDDGFYYDFDLETPLSESDFGKIEKLMKKLVSKNLRIVQTEGNNLDFQSQIYKQELKSDLENKSEKVTYFSIVDQQNNILFEDLCAGRHLESLNQIKNFKLLKIAGAYWRGNSKNKQLTRIYGTSWDSKENLEKFLQILQERQERDHRRIGSKLKLFSFSHYFGLGFPVWLENGMKIHNKIRQKILEFDRNYGFREVLTPHFGHQSLYEISGHLQHYKDDMFSPIKVEDEALIPRPMTCPHHIILFSEQHFSYRNLPFRVSEQSRLYRYEKSGALSGLERVRAMDLTEGHIFVTKKQIFSEISHLFKMIQEVLDFFKIKVFYISFSKRDPQNKEKFFQDDLMWNQAENDLKQFLDQNNVKYVEKIGEAAFYGPKIDFQIKTALNKEVTISTLQLDFLLPQKFGISFTNEFNQKETPILIHRGLIGTYERFIAILLEQTKGKLPFWLSPKQIIVIPVGEKHYEYSKKIHEILFNLGYNSEIDLRSERITRKIREANLQKTAFQIIIGDEEIAKNQITYREFGSQESFKISLVDFIELLKNREKNV, via the coding sequence ATGGAATTAAAAATTGATTATGAACTCAATCATTCTACCTCTCATCTTTTAGCGCTTGCAATAAAAACACTTTTCCCAAATGTAAAATTAGGAATTGGTCCTGTTTATGATGATGGTTTTTATTATGATTTTGATCTAGAAACTCCACTTTCTGAGTCAGATTTTGGAAAAATTGAAAAATTAATGAAAAAATTAGTTTCAAAAAATTTAAGAATTGTTCAAACAGAAGGTAATAATCTTGATTTTCAAAGTCAAATTTACAAACAAGAGCTAAAATCTGATCTTGAAAACAAATCTGAAAAAGTGACCTATTTTTCAATTGTTGACCAACAAAACAATATACTTTTTGAGGATCTTTGTGCTGGAAGGCATCTTGAGAGTTTGAATCAAATAAAAAATTTTAAACTCCTAAAAATTGCAGGTGCCTATTGACGTGGAAATTCAAAAAATAAGCAGCTCACAAGAATTTATGGTACAAGTTGAGATTCAAAGGAAAATCTTGAAAAATTTCTTCAAATTTTGCAAGAAAGACAAGAAAGAGATCACCGCCGAATTGGTTCAAAGCTAAAACTTTTTAGTTTTAGCCATTATTTTGGACTTGGTTTCCCAGTTTGACTTGAAAATGGGATGAAAATTCATAACAAAATTAGGCAAAAAATACTAGAATTTGACCGAAATTACGGTTTTAGAGAAGTTTTAACTCCTCATTTTGGTCACCAAAGCCTTTATGAAATTTCAGGGCACTTACAACATTATAAAGATGACATGTTTTCGCCAATTAAAGTTGAAGATGAAGCACTTATTCCGCGACCAATGACTTGTCCACACCATATAATTTTATTTTCTGAACAACATTTTAGTTATCGGAATTTGCCTTTTAGAGTTTCAGAGCAATCTAGGTTGTATCGTTATGAAAAATCAGGTGCACTTTCAGGTTTAGAACGAGTTCGAGCAATGGATTTAACTGAAGGGCATATTTTTGTCACAAAAAAGCAAATTTTTAGCGAAATTAGCCACCTTTTTAAGATGATTCAAGAAGTGCTTGATTTTTTCAAAATAAAAGTTTTTTATATTTCTTTTTCAAAAAGAGACCCACAAAACAAAGAAAAATTTTTCCAAGATGATTTAATGTGAAATCAAGCCGAGAATGATTTAAAACAATTTCTTGATCAAAACAACGTAAAATACGTTGAAAAAATCGGTGAAGCTGCTTTTTATGGCCCAAAAATCGACTTTCAAATTAAGACAGCATTAAATAAAGAAGTTACAATTTCGACTTTACAGCTAGATTTTCTCTTGCCACAAAAATTTGGAATTAGTTTTACTAACGAATTTAATCAAAAAGAAACTCCAATATTGATTCACCGTGGTCTTATTGGAACTTATGAGCGATTTATTGCAATTTTATTAGAACAAACTAAAGGAAAATTGCCATTTTGACTCTCACCAAAGCAAATTATCGTGATTCCCGTCGGTGAAAAACATTATGAATATAGTAAAAAAATCCACGAAATACTATTTAATTTAGGGTATAATTCTGAAATTGATTTAAGATCTGAGCGAATTACACGTAAAATTCGTGAAGCAAATTTACAAAAAACTGCTTTTCAGATAATTATAGGTGATGAAGAAATAGCAAAAAACCAAATTACTTATCGTGAATTTGGTTCACAAGAATCTTTCAAAATTTCATTAGTTGACTTTATTGAATTGCTAAAAAACCGCGAAAAAAATGTATAA
- the trpS gene encoding tryptophan--tRNA ligase has product MKKRLVSGITATGNLTIGNFLGSIKPSLSFQDQYENFIFVADLHALTLPIDPEKLTQNRASIFAFYLACGFDPEKTVLFFQSDVSAHSELFWLLQSQTTIGELSRMTQFKDKSRQKQENNTEKVPTGLLTYPILMAADILLYNPDFVTVGADQLQHLELTRKIAQRFNKIYKTDFVIPKAIISQNAQKIMSLTDPTKKMSKSTSQKNSAIFLTDSPQEAYNKIQRAKTDSENKIYFSQEKPGINNLLNIYMGFTDKTQEETLNFFQDQSYKFLKETVGTIVANFLEDLQKKHQKMLQFVDDFAKNGAKKANQIANSNLKTIKQKMGL; this is encoded by the coding sequence ATGAAAAAAAGATTAGTAAGTGGAATAACTGCAACTGGAAACTTGACGATTGGTAATTTTCTCGGTTCGATAAAACCGAGTCTTTCTTTTCAAGATCAGTACGAAAATTTTATTTTTGTCGCCGATCTTCATGCCCTTACTTTGCCAATTGACCCAGAAAAATTAACCCAAAACCGCGCTAGTATTTTTGCATTTTATCTTGCATGCGGTTTTGATCCTGAAAAAACAGTGTTATTTTTTCAATCTGATGTTAGTGCTCATAGTGAACTTTTTTGACTTTTACAGTCCCAAACAACAATTGGCGAACTCTCAAGAATGACGCAATTTAAAGATAAATCTCGTCAAAAACAGGAAAATAATACCGAAAAAGTTCCAACAGGCTTGCTAACTTATCCAATTTTAATGGCTGCAGATATTCTTTTATATAATCCTGATTTTGTAACCGTTGGCGCTGATCAATTACAGCATTTAGAACTTACACGAAAAATTGCTCAGCGTTTTAACAAAATTTATAAAACAGATTTTGTCATTCCTAAGGCAATAATTTCCCAAAATGCGCAAAAAATAATGTCACTTACTGATCCAACCAAAAAAATGTCTAAATCAACAAGCCAAAAAAACTCGGCAATTTTTTTAACCGATTCGCCTCAAGAAGCCTATAATAAAATTCAAAGAGCAAAAACTGATTCTGAAAATAAAATTTATTTTAGCCAAGAAAAGCCGGGGATCAATAATCTTTTGAATATTTATATGGGCTTTACTGATAAAACTCAAGAAGAAACCCTTAATTTTTTTCAAGATCAATCCTATAAGTTTTTAAAGGAAACAGTCGGAACAATCGTTGCTAATTTTCTCGAAGATTTACAAAAAAAACACCAAAAAATGTTACAATTTGTTGATGATTTTGCAAAAAATGGGGCGAAAAAAGCAAATCAAATAGCAAATTCAAATTTAAAAACAATAAAACAAAAAATGGGACTTTAA
- a CDS encoding PTS transporter subunit EIIB: MKLISKIIYFLLQIFSFGLFAKRIKKKHNKTKSEITFDDKIGFNVDDLVKFLGGTKNIDSCDFTVSRLKIKLKSTEGINVEEIGKLKGISGVVVGLNEINLIVGNKSKAIWKAINNFE; this comes from the coding sequence ATGAAGCTAATTTCCAAAATCATTTATTTTCTTTTGCAAATTTTTAGCTTTGGTTTGTTTGCTAAACGTATTAAAAAAAAACATAATAAAACAAAGTCTGAAATCACCTTTGATGACAAAATCGGTTTCAATGTTGATGATCTAGTTAAATTTTTAGGCGGGACTAAAAATATTGACTCATGTGATTTTACAGTTTCTAGATTAAAAATTAAATTAAAATCAACTGAAGGTATCAATGTTGAAGAAATTGGAAAATTAAAAGGGATTTCAGGTGTTGTTGTTGGTTTAAACGAAATTAATTTAATAGTTGGTAATAAATCTAAAGCTATTTGAAAAGCTATAAATAATTTTGAATAA
- a CDS encoding DEAD/DEAH box helicase has translation MQKFGTHTRETQNSTGTNQNLSYERLLANLITIERADSALFTRIDNENYIDLFSALKTSDLRKLISSPISSVSLTTSEFDDFIEKIESINDKDELIEYLKNSDYKLNPLAQRALNSDFQSAKKDILNKISYKKQTSLAKWKRLIKKAYDILRDRNVWPLHIGFCYISLSIEDRSFFGPLFVKECEVTIVNSVPRLNADGHIKLNNKLLAFLKKLDIDFNFDFDFSEFSIEEVIENVKKFYNDKFEIPNIEGKIAKDVSTPEDTINFHPGVVLGFFNIGGSHQRQIMEKMIKTGEIHNLIEVDINKTTYRNNVEKSIFSPKFTGFFKIQPTNFTQDCAHISAILQNTIIWGPPGTGKSQTIANIISNVIALNRTALVSSQKKIALVVLRKRLKMMSFFCLFVINEKLENYKDFYKPIEEYIENIENFNMESKLKEIKVFSDDDRQYLELLEKIFPKIETLTNTLDAYKTIEKANNFFKLSIAETLFKLNKSININPKRSPQSRNNLKLHIIESKLKRKLKFYEKAMHIASNELRQDVDLILENLANYDDNLENIYNKISKLEISNFENLEKFLNFVKKPKVEVLDDKALFIYHAKKVFEVLAKLNNDPEFQQLYTRFRLSVKQKKKMSPYKFLLKHAEIIKILFPVIITTPDIELVMFEKRYFDYIIIDEASQMFLEEALPLLFYGKIKVLVGDHQQMQPIRWFASKMNDESEDDAFANIESILEYAHSKGVFNIMLDKNYRSHHASLMSFNSRHFYDSELKIANNHNFEGNDVIEVHNVNGQWDGQQNIVEAKAVVDIAQKNINKFSTMIILAFNKNQQNAIEKIIFESYPEIEKLIYTDKIIVNSLENIQGDEADLVIVSVAYDQSAKFGSTYIARKGGKNALNVATSRARQKMIICKSINADEIQNTSNSDDLEIFKSWINFLDLDVQSQINYSRKNKVQLSLSELKNVAKSSFFADFQQEFAEEFLGLFPSLELKTNYVVGTEQIDVAIFDQGKFLLGIYLDSLEYRKPKEYIEYFDAIKFIQQKKYPIIIINFVEWKLNRNKVTEKLKKEIINLKEDDLV, from the coding sequence ATGCAAAAATTTGGAACCCATACCCGTGAAACCCAAAATTCAACTGGTACAAATCAAAATTTAAGCTACGAGCGTTTACTAGCAAATTTAATTACAATTGAACGTGCAGATTCAGCACTTTTTACAAGAATCGACAACGAAAATTATATTGATTTATTTTCTGCGCTAAAAACTAGCGATCTTAGAAAATTAATCTCTTCACCAATTTCTTCTGTGTCACTGACAACAAGTGAATTTGATGATTTTATTGAAAAAATAGAATCAATAAATGACAAAGATGAATTAATTGAATACTTGAAAAATTCAGACTACAAACTAAACCCGCTTGCCCAAAGAGCGCTTAATTCTGATTTTCAGTCAGCAAAAAAAGACATATTAAATAAAATATCATATAAAAAACAAACAAGTCTAGCAAAATGAAAGCGTTTGATCAAAAAAGCTTATGATATTCTTAGAGATCGAAATGTTTGGCCTTTGCACATTGGATTTTGCTATATTTCTTTGTCAATTGAAGACCGAAGTTTTTTTGGACCTTTATTTGTTAAAGAATGTGAAGTTACAATTGTAAATTCAGTGCCAAGACTTAATGCTGATGGGCATATAAAATTAAATAATAAACTTCTTGCATTTTTAAAGAAACTTGACATTGATTTTAATTTTGACTTTGATTTTTCAGAATTTTCAATTGAAGAAGTAATTGAAAATGTTAAAAAATTTTACAATGATAAGTTTGAAATTCCTAACATTGAAGGAAAAATTGCAAAAGATGTTTCAACTCCAGAAGATACAATAAATTTTCACCCCGGAGTTGTTTTAGGATTTTTCAACATTGGTGGATCACATCAACGTCAAATCATGGAAAAAATGATCAAAACTGGTGAAATTCACAACTTAATTGAAGTTGATATTAACAAAACCACATACAGAAACAATGTTGAAAAATCAATTTTTTCACCGAAATTTACAGGATTTTTTAAAATTCAGCCAACTAACTTTACCCAAGATTGCGCCCATATTTCGGCAATTTTACAAAACACAATTATCTGAGGGCCTCCTGGAACTGGAAAATCCCAGACAATTGCAAACATTATTTCAAATGTTATTGCCCTAAATCGAACCGCACTTGTTAGCTCGCAGAAAAAAATTGCCCTTGTTGTTTTAAGAAAAAGACTAAAAATGATGTCATTTTTCTGTCTTTTTGTCATTAATGAAAAGTTGGAAAATTATAAAGATTTTTACAAGCCAATTGAAGAGTATATTGAAAATATTGAAAATTTCAATATGGAATCAAAACTTAAAGAAATTAAAGTTTTTTCCGATGATGATCGCCAATATTTAGAACTTTTAGAAAAAATTTTTCCTAAAATTGAAACTTTAACAAATACACTTGATGCTTATAAAACAATCGAAAAAGCTAACAATTTTTTCAAACTAAGTATTGCTGAAACTCTTTTTAAACTAAATAAATCGATTAATATCAATCCAAAAAGATCACCACAGTCAAGAAATAATCTAAAATTACATATTATTGAGTCTAAACTCAAACGTAAATTGAAATTTTATGAAAAAGCAATGCATATAGCTTCCAATGAACTTCGCCAAGACGTTGACTTAATTCTTGAAAACCTAGCTAATTATGATGACAATTTGGAAAACATCTATAACAAAATTTCAAAATTAGAAATTTCTAATTTTGAAAATCTCGAAAAGTTTCTCAATTTTGTTAAAAAACCAAAAGTTGAAGTTCTTGATGATAAGGCTTTATTTATTTACCATGCAAAAAAAGTCTTTGAAGTCTTGGCAAAATTAAATAATGACCCTGAATTTCAACAGCTCTATACTCGCTTCAGACTTAGCGTTAAACAAAAAAAGAAAATGTCTCCTTACAAGTTTTTACTAAAACATGCCGAAATTATTAAGATTTTGTTCCCAGTTATTATTACAACTCCTGACATTGAACTTGTAATGTTTGAAAAACGTTATTTTGATTACATTATTATTGATGAAGCTTCACAAATGTTTTTAGAAGAAGCACTCCCACTTTTATTTTACGGAAAAATTAAAGTTCTTGTTGGTGACCACCAACAAATGCAACCAATTCGTTGGTTTGCTTCAAAAATGAATGATGAATCAGAAGATGATGCCTTTGCAAATATTGAATCAATTCTCGAATATGCCCATTCCAAAGGTGTTTTTAACATTATGTTAGACAAAAATTATCGTTCACATCATGCCTCCTTAATGTCATTTAACTCCCGTCATTTTTATGATTCAGAGCTTAAAATTGCCAATAATCATAATTTTGAAGGTAATGATGTAATTGAAGTTCATAATGTTAATGGTCAGTGAGACGGTCAGCAAAATATTGTTGAGGCAAAAGCGGTTGTTGATATTGCCCAAAAAAATATCAACAAGTTTTCAACAATGATAATTTTGGCTTTTAACAAAAATCAGCAAAATGCAATTGAAAAAATAATTTTTGAATCCTATCCAGAAATTGAAAAATTAATCTATACTGATAAAATTATTGTAAATAGTCTTGAAAACATTCAAGGAGATGAGGCTGATTTAGTAATTGTCTCAGTTGCCTACGATCAAAGTGCAAAATTTGGTTCAACTTATATAGCACGAAAAGGTGGAAAAAACGCCCTAAATGTTGCAACCTCTCGTGCGCGTCAAAAAATGATAATTTGCAAGTCAATAAATGCTGATGAAATTCAAAATACTTCTAACTCTGACGATCTAGAAATTTTTAAATCATGAATTAATTTCTTGGATCTTGATGTTCAATCACAAATTAATTATTCACGTAAAAATAAAGTACAACTTTCACTTTCAGAGTTAAAAAATGTTGCAAAATCAAGCTTTTTTGCTGATTTTCAGCAAGAATTTGCCGAAGAATTTTTAGGACTTTTCCCAAGTTTAGAGCTAAAAACCAACTATGTTGTCGGAACCGAGCAAATTGATGTTGCTATTTTTGATCAAGGCAAATTTTTACTTGGAATTTATTTAGACTCACTTGAATATCGCAAACCTAAAGAGTATATTGAATATTTTGATGCAATCAAATTCATTCAACAAAAAAAATATCCAATTATTATAATTAATTTTGTTGAATGAAAACTCAATAGAAATAAAGTAACCGAAAAACTCAAAAAAGAAATTATCAATTTGAAGGAAGATGATCTTGTTTAA
- a CDS encoding ribonuclease HIII, whose product MILFKPELYQVDDLVIGCDEVGVGEYFTNLTVCCAVFCQSEIEGQLIEKIVDSKLLNEKKISELFEILDQKITYKFISLEMKDYNDLIQKGLNSHEIKAFLYFKVLRDLVLIFKDVPIDKIFIDGFVSAQKFSQYFAKISKFFNIEPWNFEKYPLILEKKADTKIKQVGAASIIAKHVLSQKFNKRQEKWKAIFPAGSNQIEKIVNFCLGQIQKHGTIFLEENVKLHFSITDKVYTKLKEKNGKNS is encoded by the coding sequence ATGATCTTGTTTAAACCGGAGTTATATCAGGTTGATGATTTAGTAATTGGCTGTGATGAGGTTGGTGTTGGCGAGTATTTTACAAATTTAACTGTTTGCTGCGCTGTTTTTTGCCAGTCAGAAATTGAAGGACAACTTATTGAAAAAATTGTTGACTCAAAACTTTTAAATGAAAAGAAGATTAGTGAACTTTTTGAAATTTTGGACCAAAAAATTACTTATAAATTTATCTCTTTAGAGATGAAAGACTATAATGATCTAATCCAAAAAGGACTAAACTCGCATGAAATCAAAGCTTTTTTATATTTTAAAGTGCTTAGAGATCTAGTTTTAATTTTTAAAGATGTTCCAATTGATAAAATTTTCATTGATGGTTTTGTCTCGGCGCAAAAATTTAGTCAATATTTTGCTAAAATAAGTAAATTTTTCAACATTGAGCCATGAAATTTTGAAAAATATCCTTTAATTTTGGAGAAAAAAGCCGACACAAAAATTAAACAAGTTGGAGCTGCTTCAATAATTGCAAAACATGTCTTAAGTCAAAAATTCAACAAACGGCAAGAAAAATGAAAAGCAATTTTTCCGGCTGGTTCAAATCAAATTGAAAAAATTGTTAATTTTTGCCTTGGGCAAATTCAGAAACACGGGACAATTTTCCTTGAAGAAAATGTAAAATTACATTTTAGCATTACTGATAAAGTCTATACGAAACTAAAGGAAAAAAATGGAAAAAATAGCTAA
- a CDS encoding YneF family protein: MEKIAKLFQENSEQIISNVGTAGGVGLGGWIGITIGVGIILFIIGGVIALIVSKKMFEKQIRENPPITEGMIRAMYMQMGRKPSEAQIRAVMRSVKNAKK; encoded by the coding sequence ATGGAAAAAATAGCTAAATTATTTCAAGAAAATTCAGAACAAATTATCTCAAATGTCGGTACAGCTGGCGGAGTTGGTCTTGGTGGCTGAATTGGCATAACTATTGGTGTTGGAATTATTTTATTTATTATTGGCGGAGTGATTGCCTTAATAGTCTCAAAAAAAATGTTTGAAAAACAAATCCGCGAAAATCCACCAATAACTGAAGGCATGATTCGCGCAATGTACATGCAAATGGGTCGAAAACCATCTGAGGCACAAATTAGAGCGGTTATGCGATCAGTAAAAAACGCTAAAAAGTAG